The following coding sequences are from one Motilibacter aurantiacus window:
- a CDS encoding aldo/keto reductase yields AFAQLDAFTEAGGTLVDTADVYGGGASEHLVGEWLASRPGEVTDRVVLSTKGRFPTSGDPNGVGLSRRHLQRALDASLRRLGVETIDLYQAHSWDPATPIEETLSFLEDAVRAGKVRYFGVSNFTGWQVQKAADVAAAHGWARPASVQVQYNLLGREVEWEIVPAAESAGAGLLAWSPLAGGLLTGKYARDQRPAEGTRLTDPMLGAVFAGRAAADRTWAVTSALS; encoded by the coding sequence CGCCTTCGCCCAGCTCGACGCGTTCACGGAGGCGGGCGGCACGCTCGTCGACACGGCAGACGTCTACGGCGGCGGGGCCTCGGAGCACTTGGTGGGCGAGTGGCTCGCGTCCCGTCCCGGCGAGGTGACCGACCGGGTGGTGCTCAGCACCAAGGGCCGCTTCCCCACCTCCGGCGACCCCAACGGGGTCGGGCTCTCCCGCCGCCACCTGCAGCGGGCGCTGGACGCCTCCCTGCGCCGGCTGGGGGTCGAGACGATCGACCTCTACCAGGCGCACAGCTGGGACCCGGCGACACCGATCGAGGAGACGCTGTCGTTCCTCGAGGATGCGGTCCGGGCCGGCAAGGTCCGCTACTTCGGCGTCTCCAACTTCACCGGGTGGCAGGTCCAGAAGGCCGCCGACGTCGCCGCCGCGCACGGCTGGGCACGGCCCGCCTCGGTGCAGGTGCAGTACAACCTGCTGGGGCGCGAGGTCGAGTGGGAGATCGTCCCTGCTGCCGAGTCCGCCGGCGCCGGCCTGCTCGCCTGGTCGCCCCTCGCCGGCGGCCTGCTCACTGGCAAGTACGCACGTGACCAGCGCCCCGCCGAGGGCACGCGACTCACCGACCCGATGCTCGGGGCCGTGTTCGCCGGTCGCGCCGCCGCGGACCGCACGTGGGCCGTGACCAGCGCGCTGTCCG